The following are encoded together in the Phragmites australis chromosome 19, lpPhrAust1.1, whole genome shotgun sequence genome:
- the LOC133900529 gene encoding glutathione synthetase, chloroplastic-like, with product MSSSISHHHQVQVRLRHHHRCVPLPAPARASPGPAAASSVRRRVARAAMSAEAPLGVAPAEPVPGQGAAAVLSEMVEEAAVWCAVHGLVVGDRADPRSGTVPGVGLAHAPFSLLPTRFPTSFWKQACELAPIFNELVDRVSLDGEFLQDSLSRTRQVDNFTARLLEIHEKMMAVNKQEDIRLGLHRSDYMLDSETNSLLQIELNTISSSFPGLGSLVSELHRTLLNQYGKVLSLDSKRIPQNWAASQFADALARAWTEYSNDSAVVMMVVQPEERNMYDQYWLVNHLKESYGVRTIRKTLAQVEAEGKVLTDGTLVVDGRTVAVVYFRAGYAPNDYPSEAEWRARLLMEQSSAIKCPSISYHLVGTKKIQQELAKPNVLERFLENKEDIAKLRKSFAGLWSLDNEEIVESAIEKPDLFVLKPQREGGGNNIYGNDLRDTLMKLQKEKGESLAVYILMQRIFPKASLTPLVMDGVCFEDLTISELGIYGAYLRNKDKVVMNNQCGYLMRTKVSSSNEGGVAAGFAVLDSVYLTDE from the exons ATGTCTTCCTccatctcccaccaccaccagGTCCAGGTCCggctccgccaccaccaccgctgtGTCCCACTCCCGGCTCCGGCCCGCGCGAGCCCCGGACCCGCCGCGGCATCGTCCGTCCGCCGCCGCGTGGCGCGGGCCGCGATGAGCGCCGAGGCGCCGCTGGGGGTGGCGCCTGCGGAGCCGGTGCCGGGGCAGGGCGCGGCGGCGGTCCTGAgcgagatggtggaggaggCCGCCGTGTGGTGCGCCGTGCACGGGCTCGTCGTCGGCGATCGCGCAGACCCG AGATCAGGTACAGTCCCCGGTGTTGGTCTGGCTCACGCTCCGTTCTCGCTGCTTCCTACACGATTCCCGACATCTTTTTGGAAACAAGCTTGCGAGCTGGCTCCCATTTTCAATGAGCTCGTCGATCGTGTGAGCTTGGATGGGGAGTTCTTGCAAGACTCTTTGTCTAG aaCGAGGCAGGTTGACAATTTCACCGCTAGGCTGTTAGAAATCCACGAGAAGATGATGGCAGTAAATAAGCAAGAG GATATCCGCTTAGGGTTGCACCGATCTGACTATATGCTGGACTCTGAAACCAATTCACTTCTTCAGATAGAGCTCAACACTATTTCATCATCGTTTCCTGGTCTTGGCTCTCTCGTCAGTGAACTTCACAG GACCTTACTTAATCAGTATGGAAAAGTATTAAGCCTAGATTCTAAAAGGATACCTCAGAATTGGGCAGCCAGTCAATTCGCCGACGCTTTGGCAAGAGCATGGACTGAGTATAGTAATGACAG TGCTGTAGTTATGATGGTTGTTCAACCTGAAGAAAGAAATATGTACGACCAATACTGGCTCGTCAATCATTTGAAGGAATCATAT GGTGTGAGGACTATTAGGAAAACATTGGCACAAGTAGAGGCTGAAGGGAAGGTTCTTACGGATGGAACACTGGTGGT AGATGGCCGGACAGTTGCTGTTGTGTATTTCAGAGCTGGGTATGCTCCAAATGATTACCCTTCGGAGGCG GAATGGAGAGCGAGGCTTTTGATGGAACAGTCATCTGCTATAAAGTGCCCTTCAATATCCTACCATTTAGTAGGAACAAAAAAGATCCAGCAAGAACTAGCAAAACCTAATGTTCTTGAAAG ATTCCTTGAAAACAAGGAGGACATTGCCAAACTGCGCAAAAGCTTCGCAGGGTTATGGAGCTTGGATAATGAAGAGATTGTGGAATCAGCAATAGAGAAACCTGACCTGTTTGTCTTGAAGCCACAGCGAGAAGGCGGAG GGAACAATATATATGGTAATGATTTGCGAGACACACTGATGAAGCTccagaaggagaagggggaatCACTTGCGGTGTACATATTGATGCAGAGGATTTTTCCAAAAGCTTCTCTTACTCCTCTGGTTATGGATGGTGTTTGCTTTGAGGACCTTACAATCTCTGAGCTAGGGATATATGGAGCCTACCTGCG GAACAAAGATAAGGTGGTCATGAACAATCAGTGCGGTTACTTGATGCGCACCAAAGTTTCTTCATCAAATGAAGGTGGCGTTGCTGCAGGATTTGCTGTTTTGGACAGTGTTTACCTGACTGATGAG TGA